In Geminocystis sp. NIES-3709, a single genomic region encodes these proteins:
- a CDS encoding tyrosine-protein kinase domain-containing protein: MYLNNPKNNIDSISPQTQELGKLINLNSGMSEDTEEFNLRELLNIFRRRGLIIFGTAITLGTILSTWILLKPPIYQGTFKLLVEPLSSDGNKLDLLNDLSQQKWNTGELDYDSQIDVLKSPSVMDPIFQDIKSRYPDLTKGDLIQNLTLQRAVKTKILQVGYKDESEEKILFILNNLMTGYLDYQAKEYISNLSQAQEFTEEQINRVIQEVALLESQLESFQKEKNLIDPATQNNVLAQQSEFLNKEIEDTEIQLDGMTQLAKNLQSQLDLTPEEGVIVTRLNQEQNYSKLISQIKDIESQIALESIRLGEQHPTLRSLNAKKQELVSLLYNETRKILGPKAENLSLDFLTSISNNLAITQKFFDTNSEIAVLKAKRDSLNDANQKFNKEINVLSTTNKEYYQIQRELKTANDSLNRLLALNENLQIEVAKQASPWKLLTPINDSLIKDISGTARKIGLIAFGSLCVGGLIGLLVDKLDSAFHSVEELQNTLDLPCLGIIPYNSKLELMSKRQTGKLKKGTFKFAQKSSEEKNDQDEIINLDSYISLYTNINLLSSDTSIRSIVIGAAEASEGKSTTSIYLARAAAMLGKRVLVVDVDMRKPKVHQYLGLKNTTGLSNLIADDVPINDAIQESKIENLSIISAGSKPPNPTRIISSQKMQTLMKTLRQNFDFVIYDTPPLMGFSDAKILIPFTEGLVFIVGLGKTHRPNVKRVINDLQMSKMSVLGMVANGVKNYMGGYYGYGYYDYNQYYKE, translated from the coding sequence ATGTACTTAAACAACCCCAAAAACAATATAGATAGCATATCACCTCAAACTCAAGAACTTGGTAAGTTGATTAATCTAAATTCCGGTATGAGTGAGGACACAGAAGAATTTAATCTTCGTGAATTACTTAATATTTTCAGAAGAAGGGGCTTAATAATATTTGGTACCGCCATAACACTAGGAACAATTTTATCAACATGGATTTTACTGAAACCACCCATATATCAAGGAACATTTAAACTCTTAGTCGAACCTTTAAGCAGCGACGGAAATAAATTAGATCTATTAAATGATCTTTCTCAACAAAAGTGGAATACGGGCGAATTAGATTATGATAGCCAAATTGATGTATTGAAAAGTCCTTCCGTAATGGATCCTATTTTTCAAGATATTAAATCTCGCTATCCAGATCTAACAAAAGGGGATTTAATACAAAACCTAACTCTTCAAAGAGCTGTTAAAACTAAAATTCTTCAAGTAGGTTATAAAGACGAATCCGAAGAAAAAATATTATTTATTTTAAATAATCTTATGACGGGTTACTTAGATTATCAAGCAAAAGAATATATAAGTAATCTTAGTCAGGCACAAGAATTTACTGAAGAACAAATTAATCGAGTTATTCAAGAAGTTGCACTTTTAGAATCACAATTAGAGAGTTTTCAAAAAGAAAAGAACTTAATCGATCCAGCAACTCAAAATAATGTCTTAGCACAACAGAGTGAATTTCTGAATAAAGAAATAGAAGACACGGAAATTCAACTTGATGGAATGACTCAACTCGCAAAGAATCTCCAAAGTCAATTAGATTTGACTCCCGAAGAAGGGGTAATTGTAACTCGTTTAAATCAGGAACAAAATTACTCTAAACTCATTTCCCAAATTAAAGATATTGAAAGTCAAATAGCATTAGAAAGCATCCGACTAGGGGAACAGCATCCTACACTAAGATCACTAAATGCAAAAAAACAAGAATTAGTGTCTTTACTCTATAACGAAACTCGTAAGATTCTCGGTCCAAAAGCAGAAAATTTGTCCTTAGATTTTTTGACTTCTATTTCTAATAATCTAGCAATCACTCAGAAATTTTTTGATACAAATAGTGAAATTGCCGTACTAAAAGCTAAACGAGATAGTCTTAATGACGCAAACCAAAAATTTAATAAAGAGATCAATGTTTTATCGACGACAAATAAAGAATATTATCAAATTCAACGAGAATTAAAAACAGCTAATGACAGTTTAAATCGTCTTTTAGCACTTAACGAAAATTTACAAATAGAAGTGGCAAAACAGGCGTCTCCATGGAAATTACTTACTCCTATTAATGATAGTCTTATTAAAGATATATCTGGTACTGCAAGAAAAATAGGCTTGATCGCTTTTGGAAGTTTATGTGTAGGTGGACTAATTGGTCTATTAGTTGATAAATTAGACTCAGCATTTCATTCTGTTGAAGAATTACAAAATACTCTTGATTTACCATGTCTAGGAATTATTCCTTACAATAGCAAGTTGGAATTAATGAGTAAAAGACAAACAGGAAAATTAAAGAAAGGTACTTTTAAATTTGCACAAAAATCTTCAGAAGAAAAAAATGACCAGGATGAGATTATTAATCTTGATTCTTATATTTCCCTTTATACAAATATTAATCTTTTAAGTTCGGATACCTCCATTCGTTCTATTGTTATTGGTGCCGCAGAAGCTAGTGAAGGAAAATCAACCACGAGTATTTATTTAGCAAGAGCAGCCGCAATGCTAGGCAAAAGAGTTTTGGTTGTGGATGTAGATATGCGTAAGCCAAAGGTACACCAATACTTAGGGCTTAAAAACACAACAGGACTTAGTAATTTAATTGCAGATGATGTTCCAATCAATGACGCAATTCAAGAGTCGAAGATCGAAAATTTATCTATTATTAGTGCTGGTTCTAAACCACCTAATCCCACAAGAATTATCTCTTCTCAAAAAATGCAAACTTTGATGAAAACATTAAGACAAAACTTTGATTTTGTTATCTACGATACTCCTCCTTTAATGGGTTTTTCTGATGCTAAGATTCTTATTCCCTTTACAGAAGGCCTTGTTTTTATCGTCGGTTTAGGTAAAACCCATCGACCTAATGTTAAAAGAGTAATTAATGATCTACAAATGTCGAAAATGTCCGTTTTAGGAATGGTAGCTAATGGAGTTAAAAATTATATGGGTGGTTACTATGGATATGGTTACTACGACTATAACCAATATTATAAAGAATAA
- a CDS encoding phycobilisome linker polypeptide, producing the protein MRMFQVTACVPSQTRIRTQRELQNTYFTKLVPYDNWFKEQQRIQKMGGSIVKVKLVTGRPGTNAGLL; encoded by the coding sequence ATGAGAATGTTTCAAGTCACCGCTTGTGTGCCTAGTCAGACCAGAATTAGAACTCAGAGAGAGTTACAAAATACCTACTTTACGAAATTAGTTCCTTATGATAACTGGTTTAAAGAACAACAAAGAATCCAAAAAATGGGTGGCTCTATTGTAAAAGTTAAATTGGTGACTGGTCGTCCCGGTACTAATGCTGGTTTATTATAA
- the apcB gene encoding allophycocyanin subunit beta → MQDAITAVINSSDVQGKYLDANALGKLKGYFQTGALRVRAASVISANAATIVKEAVAKSLLYSDVTRPGGNMYTTRRYAACIRDLDYYLRYATYAMLAGDASILDERVLNGLKETYNSLGVPVSSTIQAIQAMKEVTASLVGADAGKEMGVYLDYICSGLS, encoded by the coding sequence ATGCAAGACGCAATTACTGCTGTAATCAACTCCTCCGATGTACAAGGTAAATACCTTGATGCTAATGCTTTAGGTAAATTAAAAGGCTACTTCCAAACTGGAGCTCTTCGTGTTCGTGCCGCCAGTGTAATTAGCGCTAACGCTGCTACTATCGTTAAAGAAGCTGTAGCTAAATCCTTATTATATTCCGACGTAACTCGTCCCGGTGGTAATATGTACACCACTCGTCGTTATGCCGCTTGTATTCGTGACTTAGACTACTATCTCCGTTATGCTACCTATGCTATGTTAGCCGGTGATGCTTCTATTCTCGATGAGCGTGTACTCAACGGTTTAAAAGAAACCTACAATTCTTTAGGTGTACCCGTAAGTTCCACCATTCAAGCAATCCAAGCGATGAAAGAAGTTACCGCTAGTTTAGTAGGTGCTGATGCTGGTAAAGAAATGGGTGTTTACTTAGATTACATCTGCTCTGGTTTAAGCTAA
- a CDS encoding allophycocyanin, with product MSIVTKSIVNADAEARYLSPGELDRIKAFVTSGEARLRIAETLTGARERIVKEAGDRLFQKRPDVVSPGGNAYGEEMTATCLRDMDYYLRLITYGVVAGDVTPIEEIGLVGVKEMYKSLGTDVGAVSQSVREMKEVATGMMSSDDAGEAASYFDYVIGAMQ from the coding sequence ATGAGTATCGTCACGAAATCTATCGTGAATGCTGACGCAGAAGCACGTTATTTAAGCCCCGGTGAGTTAGACAGAATCAAAGCATTCGTTACTTCCGGTGAAGCTCGTTTACGCATTGCTGAAACTTTAACTGGCGCTCGTGAACGTATTGTTAAAGAAGCAGGCGATCGTTTGTTCCAAAAACGCCCTGATGTTGTTTCCCCTGGTGGAAATGCTTATGGTGAAGAAATGACCGCTACCTGTTTACGTGACATGGACTACTATCTACGTCTCATCACTTATGGAGTAGTAGCTGGTGACGTTACTCCCATCGAGGAAATCGGTTTAGTAGGCGTAAAAGAAATGTACAAATCTTTAGGTACTGACGTAGGTGCAGTTTCTCAAAGTGTACGGGAAATGAAAGAAGTTGCAACTGGCATGATGTCTTCTGATGACGCTGGTGAAGCCGCTTCTTACTTCGATTATGTTATCGGAGCTATGCAATAG
- the moaA gene encoding GTP 3',8-cyclase MoaA produces MNKVDYLRISLIDKCNFRCQYCMPNDSELDYILSEELLTKSELLILLQEVFIPLGFTKFRLTGGEPLLRADLIEIVHEISNLSETKDLSLTTNGYLLEEKAEGLFLAGLKRINISLDSLNSDTFDRIIGNNSKSRWQKTWSGILKAYEVGFNPLKLNVVIIPNVNDHEILDLAALTIDKNWHVRFIEFMPIGNSKLFAEKAWIPSVDIREKIKNKWGLQESFISGNGPADVFKIPHGKGTLGFISQMSECFCDRCNRIRLSADGWLRPCLLNETGQIDLKKALREGIKTEKIREKVAQLLLIKPDINFKERESGTNIYQRTMSQIGG; encoded by the coding sequence GTGAATAAAGTAGATTATTTGCGTATTAGTTTGATAGATAAATGTAATTTTCGGTGTCAGTACTGTATGCCAAATGATTCGGAATTAGATTATATTTTATCTGAAGAATTATTAACAAAATCAGAGTTATTAATTTTATTGCAAGAAGTTTTTATTCCTCTAGGTTTTACTAAATTTCGATTAACGGGAGGTGAACCTTTATTAAGAGCAGATTTAATAGAAATAGTTCATGAAATAAGTAATTTATCAGAAACAAAAGATTTATCTCTCACAACCAATGGTTATTTATTAGAGGAAAAAGCAGAGGGATTATTTTTAGCTGGTTTAAAACGTATTAATATTAGTTTAGATTCTCTTAATTCTGACACTTTTGATCGAATTATTGGCAATAATAGTAAGAGTCGTTGGCAAAAAACTTGGTCTGGAATTTTAAAGGCTTATGAAGTAGGATTTAATCCATTAAAGCTCAATGTAGTAATTATTCCGAATGTTAATGATCATGAGATTTTAGATTTAGCGGCATTAACAATTGATAAGAATTGGCACGTTAGATTTATCGAATTTATGCCGATCGGAAATAGTAAATTATTTGCGGAAAAAGCATGGATTCCTTCTGTTGATATTAGAGAAAAAATAAAAAATAAATGGGGTTTACAAGAAAGTTTTATTAGTGGAAATGGCCCTGCTGATGTGTTTAAAATTCCTCATGGCAAAGGTACTTTAGGATTTATTTCTCAGATGTCAGAATGTTTTTGCGATCGATGTAATAGAATTCGTTTATCGGCGGATGGCTGGTTAAGACCTTGTTTATTGAATGAAACAGGACAAATTGATCTAAAAAAAGCATTAAGAGAAGGTATTAAAACTGAAAAAATCAGAGAAAAAGTTGCCCAATTATTGCTAATTAAACCTGATATTAATTTTAAAGAAAGAGAATCTGGTACTAATATTTATCAACGTACCATGTCTCAAATCGGTGGATAA
- a CDS encoding 2OG-Fe(II) oxygenase — protein MNKFLFGDAVPWFECKSSSNPVFNFNTVAGRYVVLFFFGSAQNESILKVLSFFCQEIRDKFNDSDVCFFGVSVEPQDLELNRIQDIIPGIRFFWDFDFQVSKLYGALQSDENNIIIYSPFTLILDPSLRVIANIPFIDGDIHNRTIENILNELPSVDDYAEVPLSAPILIVPRVFERAFCRQLINLYNQYGGNESGFMREKDGKTIGVQDNTFKKRKDYTIESEEIKSEIRERLSRRLLPQISKAFQFPVTRIERYIVACYDSNSGGFFRPHRDNTTKATAHRRFAVTINLNAEEYEGGNLRFPEFGNKTYRAPTGGAVVFSCSLLHEATPVTKGIRYATLPFLYDEVGAKIRQANQQFLANQVLNLNN, from the coding sequence ATGAATAAGTTTTTATTTGGTGACGCAGTACCTTGGTTTGAGTGTAAAAGTAGTAGTAATCCCGTATTTAATTTTAATACTGTAGCAGGTCGTTATGTCGTGTTGTTTTTTTTTGGATCTGCACAAAACGAAAGTATCTTAAAGGTTTTATCTTTTTTTTGTCAAGAAATTCGAGATAAATTTAATGATTCTGATGTGTGTTTTTTTGGTGTTAGCGTTGAACCTCAAGATTTGGAATTAAATCGTATTCAAGACATTATTCCGGGTATCCGTTTTTTTTGGGACTTTGATTTTCAGGTTAGCAAGTTATATGGTGCATTACAAAGCGACGAAAATAATATCATTATCTATTCTCCCTTTACTCTTATACTTGATCCTTCATTACGGGTAATTGCTAATATCCCTTTTATTGATGGTGATATTCATAATCGCACGATCGAAAATATTTTAAACGAATTACCTTCTGTTGATGATTATGCAGAAGTACCTTTATCTGCTCCCATTTTAATTGTACCTCGTGTTTTTGAAAGAGCGTTTTGTCGGCAATTAATCAACTTATATAATCAATATGGGGGAAATGAATCAGGATTTATGCGAGAGAAAGATGGTAAAACGATCGGGGTTCAGGATAATACATTTAAAAAACGAAAAGATTATACTATTGAATCAGAAGAAATTAAAAGTGAAATACGAGAACGTTTAAGCAGAAGATTACTCCCACAAATTAGTAAAGCCTTTCAGTTTCCCGTCACTCGCATAGAAAGATATATAGTAGCTTGTTATGACAGTAACTCTGGAGGTTTTTTTCGTCCTCACCGAGATAATACAACAAAAGCAACAGCTCATCGTCGTTTTGCCGTAACTATCAATTTAAACGCAGAAGAATACGAAGGAGGAAATTTACGTTTTCCTGAATTTGGTAATAAAACTTATCGAGCGCCTACTGGTGGGGCAGTGGTTTTTTCCTGTTCTTTACTTCATGAAGCTACTCCCGTTACGAAAGGAATTCGTTATGCTACTTTACCATTTTTATATGATGAAGTAGGAGCAAAAATAAGACAAGCAAATCAGCAGTTTCTTGCCAATCAAGTTCTTAATCTTAATAACTAA
- the tadA gene encoding tRNA adenosine(34) deaminase TadA, translating into MSDLHNHQYWMKEALTLAIKAGEEGEIPVGAVIIDRQNKLISSSYNQKEKYQDCTAHAEILAIRDACKKLSTWRLHECTLYVTLEPCPMCAGAIIQARLKTLIYGVDDFKTGAIRTVLNIPDSDASNHHLQVFGGIKETACRSLLTSWFESRR; encoded by the coding sequence ATGTCAGATTTGCACAATCATCAGTATTGGATGAAGGAAGCCTTAACTTTAGCCATAAAAGCTGGAGAAGAAGGAGAAATACCCGTTGGCGCAGTAATTATCGATCGACAAAACAAATTAATATCCTCTAGCTATAATCAGAAAGAAAAATATCAGGATTGTACTGCTCATGCCGAAATATTAGCCATTCGTGATGCTTGTAAAAAACTAAGTACGTGGCGGTTACATGAATGTACCCTATATGTAACTCTTGAACCTTGTCCCATGTGTGCCGGAGCAATTATTCAAGCTCGTCTTAAAACTTTAATTTATGGAGTTGATGACTTTAAAACTGGAGCTATTCGCACGGTATTAAATATTCCTGATAGTGATGCTTCTAACCATCATTTACAAGTTTTTGGGGGTATCAAAGAAACTGCCTGTAGAAGTTTATTAACATCTTGGTTTGAATCTCGTCGCTAA
- a CDS encoding DUF3067 family protein translates to MTGKDLRELIFNKWGYCYDVQLIKIKDKIYFQVMWKYLEQASFHWTESEYAQHLEQVANYITSWGVINQVENGILEAKSRPRLGKAVSISLDLGDRTSEWIL, encoded by the coding sequence ATGACAGGAAAAGACTTAAGAGAACTAATTTTTAATAAGTGGGGATATTGTTATGATGTACAACTTATCAAAATTAAAGATAAAATTTATTTTCAGGTGATGTGGAAATATTTAGAACAAGCCTCTTTTCATTGGACTGAATCTGAGTATGCTCAACATTTAGAACAAGTTGCTAACTATATCACCAGTTGGGGAGTCATCAATCAAGTGGAAAATGGTATTTTGGAAGCAAAAAGTCGTCCCCGTTTAGGTAAAGCCGTTAGTATCTCTCTTGATTTAGGGGATCGAACTTCTGAATGGATTTTATAG
- the petC gene encoding cytochrome b6-f complex iron-sulfur subunit, with product MTQITGNADVPDMGRRQFMNLLTFGTITGVAAGALYPVVSYFIPKSSGGTGGGITAKDKLGNDIIASAFLANHQAGDRTLAQGLKGDPTYIVVTKDKAIESYGINAVCTHLGCVVPWNASEDKFMCPCHGSQYNNEGKVVRGPAPLSLALVHANVTDDKVVLTNWEETDFRDGSNPWWA from the coding sequence ATGACTCAAATTACAGGAAATGCTGATGTACCCGATATGGGCCGTCGTCAGTTTATGAATTTACTGACTTTTGGTACTATTACCGGAGTAGCCGCTGGGGCTTTATATCCCGTGGTTAGCTATTTTATCCCTAAATCTAGTGGTGGTACTGGTGGTGGTATTACCGCTAAAGATAAACTCGGTAATGATATTATCGCTAGTGCCTTCTTAGCTAATCATCAAGCTGGCGATCGAACTTTAGCCCAAGGCTTAAAAGGTGATCCTACTTATATCGTTGTTACAAAAGACAAAGCGATCGAATCCTATGGCATCAATGCTGTATGTACTCACTTAGGTTGTGTTGTACCTTGGAATGCGTCAGAAGATAAATTTATGTGTCCTTGTCACGGTTCTCAATATAATAACGAAGGTAAAGTAGTTCGTGGCCCCGCACCTCTTTCTTTAGCTTTAGTTCATGCCAATGTCACCGATGATAAAGTCGTTTTGACTAACTGGGAAGAAACCGACTTCCGTGACGGCTCAAATCCTTGGTGGGCTTAA
- the petA gene encoding cytochrome f, producing MRDHSFLANMAKKINKIILVSIASVCLFLASDLLLPQSANAYPFWAQETAPMTPREATGRIVCANCHLASKPAEVEIPAAVLPDTVFEAVVKIPYDHSQQQVLGDGSKGGLNVGAVLMLPDGFKIAPDDRIPEEMKEKVNGAYFQSYREGKDNWVIVGPLPGDNYEEIVFPVLSPDPATNPNIHFGKYSVHLGANRGRGQVYPTGQLSNNNVFKAPVTGAVTAIDEVEGGSYTVTITSEDGNTATVDIPAGPQLIVAEGQEVTTGEALTNNPNVGGFGQKDTEVVLQSPARILWLLVFIAGIMLSQIFLVLKKKQIEKVQEAGMYF from the coding sequence ATGAGAGATCATTCTTTTTTAGCTAATATGGCAAAAAAAATAAACAAAATTATCCTTGTGTCTATTGCGAGTGTTTGTTTATTCCTTGCCAGTGACTTATTATTACCCCAAAGTGCTAATGCCTATCCTTTCTGGGCGCAAGAAACTGCTCCAATGACTCCCAGAGAAGCAACTGGTCGTATAGTTTGTGCTAACTGTCACCTTGCCTCTAAACCTGCGGAAGTGGAAATTCCAGCAGCAGTATTACCTGACACCGTTTTTGAAGCAGTGGTAAAAATTCCTTACGATCATTCTCAACAACAAGTATTAGGGGATGGAAGCAAAGGCGGTTTAAATGTCGGTGCAGTATTAATGTTACCCGATGGTTTTAAAATTGCTCCCGACGATCGTATTCCTGAAGAAATGAAAGAAAAAGTCAATGGTGCTTATTTCCAATCCTATCGTGAAGGTAAAGACAACTGGGTGATTGTTGGCCCTCTCCCCGGTGACAATTATGAAGAAATCGTCTTTCCTGTATTATCTCCAGATCCGGCGACTAATCCTAACATTCACTTTGGTAAATATTCCGTTCACTTAGGTGCAAACAGAGGTAGAGGACAAGTTTACCCCACTGGACAATTAAGTAACAATAACGTGTTCAAAGCTCCTGTAACTGGTGCTGTTACCGCTATTGATGAAGTTGAAGGAGGTAGTTATACCGTTACTATCACTAGCGAAGATGGCAACACTGCTACTGTGGATATTCCTGCTGGCCCTCAATTAATTGTTGCCGAAGGTCAAGAAGTTACTACTGGTGAAGCATTAACAAATAATCCTAACGTGGGTGGTTTCGGACAAAAAGACACAGAAGTTGTATTACAAAGTCCTGCTCGTATTCTCTGGTTATTAGTGTTTATCGCTGGTATCATGTTATCTCAAATTTTCTTAGTTCTGAAGAAAAAACAAATCGAGAAAGTACAAGAAGCTGGTATGTATTTCTAA
- the dusB gene encoding tRNA dihydrouridine synthase DusB: protein MSCISNELKHKLSNPLKIGNVTINSRVLQSPLSGVTDLVFRRLVRKYAPESMIYTEMVSATEIHHLQQLPKLMEIDPHEQPISIQLFDCRPDFMAEAAQKAVQEGAKTIDINMGCPVNKITKKGGGSRLLRQPDVAMAIVKEVKKAVDVPVTVKTRLGWNDEEINILDFAQRMEEAGASMITVHGRTREQGYTGTARWDLIAKVKEVLTIPVIANGDIFSVDDAIRCLEITKADGVMCSRGTLGYPFLVGQIDYYLKNGKNIILPTLKERLDCAKDHLIGLWEYKGQRGIFQARKHLSWYCKGFSGAAELRDRCSQINSLEEGLNLINQAILGEITDMGSIKTIKKGGTITSHI from the coding sequence ATGTCTTGTATATCAAATGAGTTAAAACACAAACTATCAAATCCCTTAAAAATTGGGAATGTTACAATTAACAGTCGAGTTTTACAGTCTCCTCTTTCTGGGGTAACAGATTTAGTTTTTCGTCGCCTCGTAAGAAAATATGCACCTGAATCAATGATTTACACGGAAATGGTAAGTGCCACAGAAATTCACCATCTTCAACAGTTACCAAAACTAATGGAAATCGATCCCCATGAACAACCTATTAGTATTCAGTTATTTGACTGTCGTCCTGATTTTATGGCAGAAGCAGCCCAAAAAGCTGTTCAAGAGGGGGCAAAAACGATCGATATTAATATGGGATGTCCTGTTAACAAAATTACCAAAAAAGGTGGTGGCTCTCGTCTATTGCGTCAACCAGATGTTGCCATGGCGATCGTAAAAGAGGTCAAAAAAGCCGTTGATGTGCCTGTTACGGTGAAAACTCGTTTAGGTTGGAATGATGAAGAAATCAATATCTTGGATTTTGCCCAAAGAATGGAAGAAGCTGGAGCAAGTATGATAACTGTACATGGACGTACCCGTGAACAAGGTTATACTGGTACTGCCCGATGGGATTTAATTGCAAAAGTTAAGGAAGTATTGACGATTCCTGTTATTGCCAATGGGGATATTTTTTCGGTGGATGATGCTATTCGTTGTCTTGAGATCACGAAAGCAGATGGGGTGATGTGTTCTCGTGGCACTTTAGGTTATCCTTTTTTAGTGGGACAAATTGACTATTACCTCAAAAATGGCAAAAATATTATTTTACCTACTTTAAAAGAACGTTTAGATTGTGCTAAAGACCATTTAATAGGATTATGGGAATATAAAGGACAAAGAGGAATTTTTCAAGCCAGAAAACATCTGTCATGGTATTGTAAGGGTTTTAGTGGTGCCGCAGAGTTACGCGATCGATGTTCTCAAATTAACAGTCTTGAGGAAGGGTTGAATTTAATAAATCAAGCAATATTAGGAGAGATAACAGACATGGGTTCTATAAAAACTATAAAAAAAGGAGGTACAATAACCTCCCATATATAA
- the nrdR gene encoding transcriptional regulator NrdR: MLCPSCNSDNSKVLESRTTEKGQSIRRRRECLDCGHRFTTYERIEFVPITVIKKDGSTESFDRSKILRGIVRACEKTGIEGDRLETLVENIESQIEENSMREITTQYIGELVLSYLSKLSEVAYVRFASVYGKFTSIDDFVIILQEMQKE; this comes from the coding sequence ATGTTATGTCCTTCTTGTAATTCTGATAATAGTAAGGTGTTAGAATCTCGCACTACGGAAAAAGGACAGAGTATCAGACGCAGGAGGGAGTGTTTAGATTGTGGGCATCGTTTTACCACTTATGAAAGAATAGAGTTTGTACCGATTACAGTAATAAAAAAGGATGGTAGTACAGAATCTTTCGATCGATCTAAAATATTAAGAGGAATAGTAAGAGCCTGCGAAAAAACAGGTATTGAAGGGGATAGATTGGAAACATTAGTCGAAAATATTGAGTCGCAGATAGAAGAAAATTCCATGAGGGAAATAACAACTCAATATATCGGTGAATTAGTATTAAGTTATTTAAGTAAACTTTCTGAAGTCGCTTATGTCCGTTTTGCTTCTGTTTATGGTAAGTTTACGAGTATTGATGATTTTGTTATTATTCTTCAAGAAATGCAAAAGGAATAA
- a CDS encoding photosystem II reaction center protein T has protein sequence MESVAYILVLAMMISVLFFAVAFREPPKINK, from the coding sequence ATGGAAAGTGTTGCTTATATTCTCGTGTTGGCTATGATGATCTCAGTATTATTCTTTGCTGTAGCATTCCGTGAGCCTCCTAAAATCAACAAGTAA